In Cellulomonas fulva, the sequence CCGACAACCTGGCCGCCGAGCTCGACTCCCTGCGCTGACCGGCCGCCGGTCGGCACCCCGCGCAGCCGCCCGCCGATGAGCGAGCTCCGCATCCTGGCCCCCGTCGCCGGCACGGTCGTCGCCCTGACGGGCGTGCCCGATCCCGTCTTCGCCGGCGAGATGGTCGGCCCCGGCGCCGCCGTCGAGCCGGACCGCGTGCAGAGCCTCACGGCCGTGGCACCGTGCGACGGCGTCGTCGGTGCGCTGCACCCCCACGCGTTCGCCCTCGAGGTCGACGGCGGCCGCTCCGTCCTGGTGCACCTCGGCATCGACACCGTGAGCCTCGCCGGGCTGGGGTTCGAGCTGCACGTGGACCGCGGCGCCGAGGTGCACGCGGGCCAGCGGATGATCACGTGGTCACCCGTGGACGTCGCCGCGTCCGGGATGCCCACCGTGTGCCCCGTGATCGCGCTGCAGGCCGAGCCCGCGGTGGTCGAGCAGGCCGCGCCCGTGGGCGCACACGTCGCCGCCGGCGACCACCTGCTGACCTGGCACTGAGACCTGGCACTGAGATCCGGCGCTGAGACCGTCGACACCGCGCGATCCGCGACCCCGGATCCCCGGCCCGGCGTCCGTCGTCAGGGGCGCGCCGGCGGCTCCGGGGCGGGCGGGTCCAGGGCCTCCTCGACGGGGGTGGCGTGCGGGTCGCGCGGGCGTCGCGCGTCGTCCGCGGACTGCGGCGCGTCCTCGGCGGGCTCCTCCTCGGCCGTGGACCCGCCCGCCTGGTCGTCGGCCCCGCCGGACGCCGCCTCCTGCGCGCGGGCGCGGTAGGCCGTGAGCGCGTCGCGCTGGCCCGCGAGCGGGACGCCGGCCTCCTCGAGGGTGCTGCGGACCGCGGTCCGCAGCGCGCGGGCGACCTCCCACTGCATCGCCGGCGAGGTGCGCACCCGCATCCGCAGGGTGACGGCGTCGGCCGTGAGCTTCTCGATCCCCGTGATCCGCGGCGCGCCCAGGACGGCGCCCTCGAGCGACGGGTCGGCGGCCACCGCGCGGGCCGCGCGGGTCAGCAGGGACCGGGCCTCGTCGAGGTCGACCCAGTAGTCGACGTCGACCTCGACCACGGCGGTCGCCCAGCCCTGGGTCTTGTTGCCGACGCGCAGCATCGTGCCGTTGGGCACGTACCAGAGCGTGCCGTCGTCGTCGCGGATCTTCGTCACCCGCAGCGTGACGGCCTCCACGGTCCCGTTGGCCGGCCCGACGTCGACGACGTCGCCGACGCCGTACTGGTCCTCGAGCAGCATGAACGTGCCGGTGAGGAAGTCCTTGACGAGGCTCTGGGCGCCGAAGCCGAGGGCCACCCCGACGATGCCGGCGGAGGCGATGAACGGTGCGACGTTCACGCTGAGCGCGTCGAGCACCAGGATGACCGCGATGCTGCCGACCAGGATCGTGGCGGTCGAGCGCAGGACCGAGCCGAGGGTCCGGGCGCGCTGCGCGCGACGAGCGGTCGCGATCGGGTCCGCCTTGAGCAGCGTCGCGCCCACCGCGCTGTCGCCGATCGGCTTGAGCACGCCCCGCCGCAGCGCGGGCGTGCCCTCCGCGACGTGGTCGGTCACGCGGCGGATCGCGGACCGCAGCACGACGAGCACGATCGCGCTGACCACCACGATGATCGCGATGCGCAGCGGGACGCCCAGCAGCCAGTCCCACCACGCGCTCGCGGACGTCAGGTCGCCCGGCGCCAGGTCCGAGTCGGTGGGGCCGGGGCTCGGCGTCGTGGTGGCCAGTGCGGTGGCCAGGGTGGCGGCAGTCATCGTCACGAGCCTGCCAGGCCGGTGTGGCGCGCCGCGAACTGGAGCTGCTCCACCGTCAGACCGATGGTGCGCGACAGCGCCCGGCCGCCGTGGCCCACGCCCGTCTCCCGGCGCACCAGGACGGGACGGTCCTCGACGGTGGCCGAGGTCGCGTGCTGCAGCGCCGCGGCCAGCTTGCGCG encodes:
- a CDS encoding mechanosensitive ion channel family protein — encoded protein: MTAATLATALATTTPSPGPTDSDLAPGDLTSASAWWDWLLGVPLRIAIIVVVSAIVLVVLRSAIRRVTDHVAEGTPALRRGVLKPIGDSAVGATLLKADPIATARRAQRARTLGSVLRSTATILVGSIAVILVLDALSVNVAPFIASAGIVGVALGFGAQSLVKDFLTGTFMLLEDQYGVGDVVDVGPANGTVEAVTLRVTKIRDDDGTLWYVPNGTMLRVGNKTQGWATAVVEVDVDYWVDLDEARSLLTRAARAVAADPSLEGAVLGAPRITGIEKLTADAVTLRMRVRTSPAMQWEVARALRTAVRSTLEEAGVPLAGQRDALTAYRARAQEAASGGADDQAGGSTAEEEPAEDAPQSADDARRPRDPHATPVEEALDPPAPEPPARP
- a CDS encoding PTS sugar transporter subunit IIA yields the protein MSELRILAPVAGTVVALTGVPDPVFAGEMVGPGAAVEPDRVQSLTAVAPCDGVVGALHPHAFALEVDGGRSVLVHLGIDTVSLAGLGFELHVDRGAEVHAGQRMITWSPVDVAASGMPTVCPVIALQAEPAVVEQAAPVGAHVAAGDHLLTWH